The following are from one region of the Hemitrygon akajei chromosome 6, sHemAka1.3, whole genome shotgun sequence genome:
- the LOC140729573 gene encoding uncharacterized protein isoform X1: MKKSEEAMGRAGKFLPRLLPRVVAVLALLRLSETLDMTIFGSPKNVLLYTDITLECKVTDFGTPILDLSNVGVQWLYGSQRKEIYFSNAGAATSKRSGAKISTTELQKGNASLYLPNIQLSEAGEYTCVVLVTPDKAERSSQVVVLAKPKVLLSTQHITILNGTEKSVWCDATEFYPQNHEIFWEKISRGKAERLERHVCTGAAVSNNDGTFNVSSNIRIVPTLKDDGNIYKCTVRHQSLPDELSQEVKLTVEVSEPESTSTAAVVISALLGGFGLLFAAGLPAYLWIFLKVAPKITGCSEHQVLKHLEEKVVTWMVNSFRPREVTVVIYAKRRQEDKRQLLKWSDKDWNENYSQHVSTNGQDCNVTGILLQPDVEDASFKPRISEFTTNTLKISSVEVSVRIYPDISQDDGAELRIEVQHRALKEPITKTLTLDVTGVPPKVLNILKPRLINNKEPAALSCSISGFKPRPLSIIWQQKRKNADLKELVRLQLDNTTTIHGDNKMNLKAKHYISEVEHEDKTYSITSVLEIVPDIQQDHNSQYFCSILHHSTNNKQEKAITLSITASPKLGTIKCDAAKPIAEEPMILSCQISSFFPRDITVKWLKDGSEIQQNSAVNKAETGQDELYQLTTNVKIVLTIADAGTKYTCQVVHESLSKPTETHWVAGEVISLPQISEIKADPPSPKIGKPLTLSCKVNGFYPEGNQISWFKDLNKIQNPSKVGIVTEASKVDPSGLYSRSSQWTFTPTTADHGKEFKMQFLHGGSSSKPVTSSYRLQLKASPKLGTIKCDAAKPIAEEPMILSCQISAFFPRDITVKWLKNGSEIQQNSVVNKAETGQDELYQLTTNVKIVLNIADAGTKYTCQVVHESLSKPTETHWVAGEVISLPKLSEIKADPPSPEIGKSLTLSCTAYGFSREGNQISWFKDLNKIQNPSKVGIVTEASKMDSSGLYSQSSQWTFTPTTADHGKEFKMQFLHGGSSSKPVTSSYRLQLKDNAVQKDDNKYNNM, translated from the exons AAACATTGGATATGACCATTTTTGGAAGTCCAAAGAATGTACTTTTGTATACAGACATTACCTTGGAATGTAAAGTTACTGATTTTGGAACGCCCATTCTTGACCTATCAAATGTAGGTGTTCAGTGGTTGTATGGATCCCAAAGGAAAGAAATCTACTTCTCTAATGCAGGAGCAGCTACCTCTAAACGGTCTGGAGCCAAAATATCTACAACTGAATTACAGAAAGGAAATGCTTCACTTTATCTTCCAAATATACAATTAAGTGAAGCAGGAGAATACACCTGTGTTGTGCTTGTCACTCCTGACAAAGCGGAAAGGAGCTCACAAGTTGTGGTTTTGG CTAAGCCAAAGGTGCTTCTATCCACACAACACATTACCATTCTGAATGGTACAGAGAAATCTGTCTGGTGTGATGCTACGGAATTTTATCCTCAGAATCATGAAATCTTCTGGGAAAAGATATCCAGAGGGAAAGCTGAGAGATTGGAAAGACATGTCTGCACTGGAGCTGCGGTTTCTAATAATGATGGAACGTTTAATGTTTCCAGTAATATTAGAATTGTACCAACTCTGAAAGATGATGGTAATATATACAAGTGTACAGTGAGACATCAGTCCCTTCCAGACGAACTTTCACAGGAGGTGAAACTCACAGTTGAAG TTTCAGAGCCAGAATCAACTTCAACAGCAGCAGTGGTTATTTCTGCACTTCTAGGAGGATTTGGGTTACTGTTTGCTGCAGGACTTCCTGCTTATTTGTGGATATTTCTAAAAG TTGCTCCAAAAATTACTGGATGCAGTGAACATCAAGTTTTGAAACATCTTGAAGAAAAGGTAGTCACTTGGATGGTTAACTCATTTCGGCCTCGTGAGGTTACAGTTGTGATCTACGCAAAGAGGAGGCAGGAGGATAAACGTCAGCTTCTGAAGTGGAGCGATAAGGATTGGAATGAAAACTACAGTCAGCATGTATCAACAAATGGACAAGATTGTAATGTAACGGGAATCCTTTTGCAGCCAGATGTCGAAGATGCATCCTTTAAGCCACGGATTTCTGAATTTACAACTAATACACTTAAGATTTCCAGTGTAGAAGTCAGTGTCAGAATATATCCAGATATTTCTCAGGATGATGGGGCTGAGTTAAGAATCGAAGTTCAACATCGAGCACTTAAAGAGCCTATAACTAAGACACTGACACTAGATGTTACAGGAG TGCCACCTAAGGTTTTAAACATTTTGAAGCCACGTCTCATCAACAACAAGGAACCTGCGGCTTTGTCTTGTTCAATCAGTGGATTTAAACCCAGGCCATTAAGTATTATATGGCAACAAAAGAGAAAGAATGCAGATTTGAAAGAACTTGTCCGGTTGCAGCTGGACAACACGACAACCATACACGGTGACAACAagatgaatttgaaggcaaaGCATTACATCAGTGAAGTGGAGCATGAAGACAAAACTTACAGCATTACTAGTGTATTAGAAATTGTGCCAGATATACAGCAAGACCACAACTCGCAGTACTTCTGTagcatactgcaccactccactAACAACAAGCAAGAGAAAGCAATAACCCTAAGCATTACAG CTTCTCCAAAACTGGGCACTATAAAGTGTGACGCAGCAAAACCAATTGCAGAAGAGCCCATGATTTTAAGCTGTCAAATAAGTTCATTTTTCCCCAGAGATATCACAGTTAAATGGCTCAAAGATGGCTCAGAAATTCAACAAAATTCTGCAGTTAATAAAGCAGAAACTGGACAGGATGAACTCTATCAGTTGACAACTAATGTGAAGATTGTTCTCACCATTGCTGACGCTGGGACAAAATACACATGCCAAGTAGTACATGAGAGCTTATCAAAGCCAACAGAGACTCACTGGGTAGCTGGTGAAGTGA TTTCATTGCCACAGATCTCAGAAATTAAGGCAGATCCACCTTCCCCTAAAATAGGAAAGCCTTTAACACTTTCCTGCAAGGTTAATGGATTTTATCCAGAAGGAAATCAGATATCATGGTTCAAAGATTTAAATAAAATCCAAAATCCATCAAAAGTAGGAATAGTCACTGAAGCAAGTAAAGTGGATCCCAGTGGATTGTACTCACGATCATCCCAGTGGACATTTACACCAACGACTGCAGATCATGGGAAAGAGTTCAAGATGCAATTCCTTCACGGTGGATCTTCAAGCAAGCCTGTGACATCCAGTTACCGTCTGCAGTTAAAGG CTTCTCCAAAACTGGGCACTATAAAGTGTGACGCAGCAAAACCAATTGCAGAAGAGCCCATGATTTTAAGCTGTCAAATAAGTGCATTTTTCCCCAGAGATATCACTGTTAAATGGCTCAAAAATGGCTCAGAAATTCAACAAAATTCTGTAGTTAATAAAGCAGAAACTGGACAGGATGAACTCTATCAGTTGACAACTAATGTGAAGATTGTTCTCAACATTGCTGACGCTGGGACAAAATACACATGCCAAGTAGTACATGAGAGCTTATCAAAGCCAACAGAGACTCACTGGGTAGCTGGTGAAGTGA TTTCATTGCCAAAGCTCTCAGAAATTAAGGCAGATCCACCTTCCCCTGAAATAGGAAAGTCTTTAACACTTTCCTGCACAGCTTATGGATTTTCTCGAGAAGGAAATCAGATATCATGGTTCAAAGATTTAAATAAAATCCAAAATCCATCAAAAGTAGGAATAGTCACTGAAGCAAGTAAAATGGATTCCAGTGGTTTGTACTCACAATCATCCCAGTGGACATTTACACCAACGACTGCAGATCATGGGAAAGAGTTCAAGATGCAATTCCTTCACGGTGGATCTTCAAGCAAGCCTGTGACATCCAGTTACCGTCTGCAGTTAAAGG ACAATGCTGTCCAGAAAGATGACAACAAATACAACAACATGTAA
- the LOC140729573 gene encoding uncharacterized protein isoform X2, translated as MKKSEEAMGRAGKFLPRLLPRVVAVLALLRLSETLDMTIFGSPKNVLLYTDITLECKVTDFGTPILDLSNVGVQWLYGSQRKEIYFSNAGAATSKRSGAKISTTELQKGNASLYLPNIQLSEAGEYTCVVLVTPDKAERSSQVVVLAKPKVLLSTQHITILNGTEKSVWCDATEFYPQNHEIFWEKISRGKAERLERHVCTGAAVSNNDGTFNVSSNIRIVPTLKDDGNIYKCTVRHQSLPDELSQEVKLTVEVSEPESTSTAAVVISALLGGFGLLFAAGLPAYLWIFLKVAPKITGCSEHQVLKHLEEKVVTWMVNSFRPREVTVVIYAKRRQEDKRQLLKWSDKDWNENYSQHVSTNGQDCNVTGILLQPDVEDASFKPRISEFTTNTLKISSVEVSVRIYPDISQDDGAELRIEVQHRALKEPITKTLTLDVTGVPPKVLNILKPRLINNKEPAALSCSISGFKPRPLSIIWQQKRKNADLKELVRLQLDNTTTIHGDNKMNLKAKHYISEVEHEDKTYSITSVLEIVPDIQQDHNSQYFCSILHHSTNNKQEKAITLSITASPKLGTIKCDAAKPIAEEPMILSCQISSFFPRDITVKWLKDGSEIQQNSAVNKAETGQDELYQLTTNVKIVLTIADAGTKYTCQVVHESLSKPTETHWVAGEVISLPQISEIKADPPSPKIGKPLTLSCKVNGFYPEGNQISWFKDLNKIQNPSKVGIVTEASKVDPSGLYSRSSQWTFTPTTADHGKEFKMQFLHGGSSSKPVTSSYRLQLKASPKLGTIKCDAAKPIAEEPMILSCQISAFFPRDITVKWLKNGSEIQQNSVVNKAETGQDELYQLTTNVKIVLNIADAGTKYTCQVVHESLSKPTETHWVAGEFHCQSSQKLRQIHLPLK; from the exons AAACATTGGATATGACCATTTTTGGAAGTCCAAAGAATGTACTTTTGTATACAGACATTACCTTGGAATGTAAAGTTACTGATTTTGGAACGCCCATTCTTGACCTATCAAATGTAGGTGTTCAGTGGTTGTATGGATCCCAAAGGAAAGAAATCTACTTCTCTAATGCAGGAGCAGCTACCTCTAAACGGTCTGGAGCCAAAATATCTACAACTGAATTACAGAAAGGAAATGCTTCACTTTATCTTCCAAATATACAATTAAGTGAAGCAGGAGAATACACCTGTGTTGTGCTTGTCACTCCTGACAAAGCGGAAAGGAGCTCACAAGTTGTGGTTTTGG CTAAGCCAAAGGTGCTTCTATCCACACAACACATTACCATTCTGAATGGTACAGAGAAATCTGTCTGGTGTGATGCTACGGAATTTTATCCTCAGAATCATGAAATCTTCTGGGAAAAGATATCCAGAGGGAAAGCTGAGAGATTGGAAAGACATGTCTGCACTGGAGCTGCGGTTTCTAATAATGATGGAACGTTTAATGTTTCCAGTAATATTAGAATTGTACCAACTCTGAAAGATGATGGTAATATATACAAGTGTACAGTGAGACATCAGTCCCTTCCAGACGAACTTTCACAGGAGGTGAAACTCACAGTTGAAG TTTCAGAGCCAGAATCAACTTCAACAGCAGCAGTGGTTATTTCTGCACTTCTAGGAGGATTTGGGTTACTGTTTGCTGCAGGACTTCCTGCTTATTTGTGGATATTTCTAAAAG TTGCTCCAAAAATTACTGGATGCAGTGAACATCAAGTTTTGAAACATCTTGAAGAAAAGGTAGTCACTTGGATGGTTAACTCATTTCGGCCTCGTGAGGTTACAGTTGTGATCTACGCAAAGAGGAGGCAGGAGGATAAACGTCAGCTTCTGAAGTGGAGCGATAAGGATTGGAATGAAAACTACAGTCAGCATGTATCAACAAATGGACAAGATTGTAATGTAACGGGAATCCTTTTGCAGCCAGATGTCGAAGATGCATCCTTTAAGCCACGGATTTCTGAATTTACAACTAATACACTTAAGATTTCCAGTGTAGAAGTCAGTGTCAGAATATATCCAGATATTTCTCAGGATGATGGGGCTGAGTTAAGAATCGAAGTTCAACATCGAGCACTTAAAGAGCCTATAACTAAGACACTGACACTAGATGTTACAGGAG TGCCACCTAAGGTTTTAAACATTTTGAAGCCACGTCTCATCAACAACAAGGAACCTGCGGCTTTGTCTTGTTCAATCAGTGGATTTAAACCCAGGCCATTAAGTATTATATGGCAACAAAAGAGAAAGAATGCAGATTTGAAAGAACTTGTCCGGTTGCAGCTGGACAACACGACAACCATACACGGTGACAACAagatgaatttgaaggcaaaGCATTACATCAGTGAAGTGGAGCATGAAGACAAAACTTACAGCATTACTAGTGTATTAGAAATTGTGCCAGATATACAGCAAGACCACAACTCGCAGTACTTCTGTagcatactgcaccactccactAACAACAAGCAAGAGAAAGCAATAACCCTAAGCATTACAG CTTCTCCAAAACTGGGCACTATAAAGTGTGACGCAGCAAAACCAATTGCAGAAGAGCCCATGATTTTAAGCTGTCAAATAAGTTCATTTTTCCCCAGAGATATCACAGTTAAATGGCTCAAAGATGGCTCAGAAATTCAACAAAATTCTGCAGTTAATAAAGCAGAAACTGGACAGGATGAACTCTATCAGTTGACAACTAATGTGAAGATTGTTCTCACCATTGCTGACGCTGGGACAAAATACACATGCCAAGTAGTACATGAGAGCTTATCAAAGCCAACAGAGACTCACTGGGTAGCTGGTGAAGTGA TTTCATTGCCACAGATCTCAGAAATTAAGGCAGATCCACCTTCCCCTAAAATAGGAAAGCCTTTAACACTTTCCTGCAAGGTTAATGGATTTTATCCAGAAGGAAATCAGATATCATGGTTCAAAGATTTAAATAAAATCCAAAATCCATCAAAAGTAGGAATAGTCACTGAAGCAAGTAAAGTGGATCCCAGTGGATTGTACTCACGATCATCCCAGTGGACATTTACACCAACGACTGCAGATCATGGGAAAGAGTTCAAGATGCAATTCCTTCACGGTGGATCTTCAAGCAAGCCTGTGACATCCAGTTACCGTCTGCAGTTAAAGG CTTCTCCAAAACTGGGCACTATAAAGTGTGACGCAGCAAAACCAATTGCAGAAGAGCCCATGATTTTAAGCTGTCAAATAAGTGCATTTTTCCCCAGAGATATCACTGTTAAATGGCTCAAAAATGGCTCAGAAATTCAACAAAATTCTGTAGTTAATAAAGCAGAAACTGGACAGGATGAACTCTATCAGTTGACAACTAATGTGAAGATTGTTCTCAACATTGCTGACGCTGGGACAAAATACACATGCCAAGTAGTACATGAGAGCTTATCAAAGCCAACAGAGACTCACTGGGTAGCTGGTGAA TTTCATTGCCAAAGCTCTCAGAAATTAAGGCAGATCCACCTTCCCCTGAAATAG